Within Ascochyta rabiei chromosome 4, complete sequence, the genomic segment TCCGTGCACCAACAACTCTGCGATTTCTCTGCCCTGATCAAGAAGAACACTCGACTCGAGATTGGTGGGCAAATATATGCTCTAGCAGGAGAGGATCTAACGTGGCATATTGCCATCTCATACGGCAAGCCGACTCAACTTTCGTGTCCGCCAATCAACTGACAACACTCCAGTGTACTACGTCACAAAGCTACTTCTGTTCAGACCTTTCCTCTTGCTATGTTTGGAGCTGAAGCGACGCGGAGTAAATGACGTTCTCAGAGAACGCAATGGCGGCGTCGAGATGGTGGAGCTGCATGAAGCTGCTGAGCACTCCATGCAAGCAGCAAGAGACATCGTCGACTTCTGTGACTCTTTGTTTTCTCTGGACATTGGAATTGAGGTGCCTAGTCTGACTGCTGCCACCTGTGATTCAAGCTTTAGTCTAACAAGAGCAGGGCCTTTACAACCATGCTTTCTACCTTGAGAGTGCCTGTTTCGTTCTTGGTCTCGCCGCCGTATACAACGCCGCCCACGGTCCATCTGATTATCTTGAGAAAGTCCAGACCGGTCTGCGTTTACTTCGACGCCTGGGATCGCGGGAGCCAGTCCGAAGCACTAGCGCAGCAGTCGAGCAGATGATTAACAGGATCTACGCATTACCAGAAAGATCTGGACCGCTTGTTAGAGAAACCATCAGTGGTGATCAACTGCCGACTGCTACAGCCAACCCGTCACATGATGCAGACCAGTCGGCGAACTCTATTGCAGCTCTCTCAACCACCCATCCTGAGCAGGAGGTCTTTGCTCCTGTTGGCTGGAACGATGATATATTACTAGACGACTTGTGGTCAATGATGGATTGGAATGTTGGGTTTCCATCGATGGATCTGACGTCAACTCCAGGGCTGTAAAACCACCATCTCGCTGCCAAGTGCATCCTGTCAAAACCTGTTTCTCAGAGATTTGTACACTCTATTCAGATGGGACGTATGAACAAGTGAATAAGAGAGGCAAATGTAGAGTTTCGATTAGCACAGTAGCCTACACGAAGGGCTCTAGAAATATCACACCGGTCGAGTTTTGACTCAGTACGTCCCTCACCGAAGCCATATCCCCTCAAGCCAACGCAGTTGCTGTGCAAGCCATGGTTCATCTTCTTTTACCAGCTCCACATCAAGTCATGctcctctccttcttttACAGCCTACTCTCTTCTCTGACAGCTGTTCCCATTACCTCCTCAATCTTTTGCGAAAACCCCTCACAGTCTTGGAGCTTGACACTCGTATCACTACCTCCATGTAAGATCAAGCTTGGGGGGAAGCTTCTTCTCTCACTCACCCTATCAATCGGATGCAGTCCCTTCTCTGTTCTAGACGATAAACCCCAATGATGCTGATTGGCCGAAAACGCATAGCAGAGCCCTGCCCTAGCAGGTGGAATTGCGCCATACATAACACTACCTTCTGCCACCTGCCCAAGATGTTCATCAATTGTTTCCTTGCTGAGCGCAGCTAAGCCACGGCCCTTCAACCActtcttactcttacaccaCTTCTCCACCATTGGGTACTCCAGAAACAGCGCCTTGATCCTGCCCTCTAGTAGCTCGAACACAGAGTGTAGTGCGCTCCAGCCGCCCGGATTATCACCACCAACCATCAGTTTATCCAGATCGATGTCCACACCGGGTGCTACGCTCCGTACAAAATCTGCGAGGTGTTGCTCGATCCACGTCCACAGATCCCTGATGTCTTCGAGGATATCGGCGCCTGGGTGCTCTGGTAAAAGGAAGTAGTTTGACAGCACTAATGATGGAGGATGTGCGGTGTGTCGAAGAGACTAGGTAGTTGGCAGTCCAGGATACAGTGCATCGCCGGTTATCAGACTGCCACCATGGAATTTGACATGCACGGGTCGCTCGCTGGCTTGGATGCCCCTTGGAAATGGTCTAAAGATCAGTTCTTGGATGGTATCTTGCTTCCTTTGTATGTCTTGTTGTTGACACTATCAGCAACGGACTCAAGGTGTGAAACAAAGGCATGACACGTATTCAGGTGAGTAGCTTTTCTCTTGACCACCAGCTCAAATATCACAATGGCCAGTCATAGTCATTATAAAGGTCTTGGAGCATACCACCTTCTCAAGAAGGAGATTTCAGTCAGTGCTCCGTGTGCGTAGCTGACACACTGGAGGTCAGGCGTCCAATGCGATACAAAGAAGACGACTGGGTTTGTCAGCACGTGGTATTATTGCTGACAAAGCTTTGCTGTTGGCCTGAGCATGGCGATTCGACAAATACCTGGGTTCACAGTAGTTTTTCAACTAAAGTTTCTAGTTTTCCAACGTTCCAGCGAACAACCCAGGACTGCAGACTGTGTGCGATCTAATCCAGCTCATCACCATGTTGCACAGCACGAAGAAGCTGTTCATACGCAACACGCACTACCATGTATTTCAGGGTTCTGAAACACAAGGCGGCGGTTCCTGAAGATCACAAGCGCGGATGTACAGGAGGTTGTGGGCTCGAAGACAACTTATCTGGTTCCCACTGTACGAAGATTCCTGTTGCTTTGTCCTCATAGGGGAAGTATAGCCGCATCAAGCGCTCTCAAGTTGCAGAATAAGTGGGATACAGCAGCTGCCAGTCCTAATCCTAACAACAAAGGCTAGATAGAATAGAAGTTTTGAGCGAATCTAAGCCAATTGTCTGGTGTAGGCAGAGACCATTTAGTATTCTGTTGGTCTAGAAGCTACCAGGACTGCCGCAAATTTGCTGTGGACATCTCCTAAAAAGGGAGAGATTGCGCATTCGTGTCCCACAGTTAAGGAAACAAGAAAGGACCCCACCTGCGGAGCGGGGATTAGCGCCGAAACCCCGGTGTCTCCGGTGCCTACGTTTACCGAGGATAGAACTCCGATAAACATGAAGGGAACTCACAGCAAGTGCTGTAAGGACCGACTGCACCGACAAGCCGATGGAGACCTCGatacctacctctaacgAGCCTGCCGAAAGCCCTGTCAATGCGCGCCCGAAAAGATCCAGGACAGGTTGTTTGACTTGCAGAAACCGTCGACGAAAGTGTAAGTATTTGCCGCCGTTGTCTGTTGCACATGAATTGTAACCGCATGTAGGCGACGAAAGAAAACCGATCTGTCAGAACTGCATGTCGAAAGGACTTGAGTGCCGATATGCGGCTGCGTTCCAGATTCTCGGGAAACACAATTTTACGCCAGAGGTCAAGACTGATGTGAAGTATGCCATTGTTCGTGTAAGTAGGCTCTCCTCACGCGCCTTCAGTGTGTGGTGTTTGTATATGTTACAATATATGGCTTACGAGACCGGATCGCCTATGTGATGAGTCTCGGTGGCCCGAAGCTATCCACAAGTCCCTCTGTGCAAGTCAAGTCGGGGTTTACACACACTCTCTCTGAGGTGTTTTGGTAATCGACCATGTTTGTGCTCGAGTAGATACGGGAATTAATTCTGAATTCTCGCCATGTGCTAATGTTTTTAGTTTGCTGGAGACAATAGCGATGATGGCAAAGCGCCGGCCTCGAAGAAGACATGCCAACCAGTAACGACAACTGATGATCAGCATTGTCGATTGTCGACGCAAACAGACTCCACCACTACACATTCGCAGGCAGCAACCGACCCATTTGACACCACTAAACATACCGTTTCGAGCCATTCGCCATCACCGAATAGCTACGAGTTTGCAGTGCATGGTTTGTTGGCACTTGGTTCTACCTTCGAAGAACCAGGGGCGAACGCTCTACCAGCATTACCAGCATCCGGAGTTGGTGAGGAGCAGTCAGTTTCGACGTATGACTTTGCTAGTGACGATAATCTGAGCCCAGCCTTGGATGGCAGCATTATGCAAAAACGACCAGGAATACATCGGAAAGGAACCGAACAGATTTCGGTACGGAGCTTTGGTACGATTGGCCATAGCACGCCTGGTACATCTTCACGTTTCGAGAATTTTGAGGGCCTTGGACGCTTGACTCAGGCTTATGAAGCTTCGAATTCCAATGCGTCGATCCCAGCAGAAACTCTCACTATGAGTACGGCGATAGCCGCTCCTAGCCTGGAGCTTTTAACGTTCTTTAGGTACAACGTTGCGCCTTGGTTGGATATCTGTGACAGTGAGCAACAATTTGGTGTGAGTTTGTTGATAAAATCGGCGCAGGTGCCGTGTTTGCGCACCGCCATCATGCATTTGGCCGCAGCTTCGTCAAGTATGGCGTGGGCATCGGGAGAAATGAGAGTCGGCAGATCCACATCAgacaggagcaggagcattGATATTGCGTCAGATATTGCCGTAGAGACAGTCGTAGACGTGTTCAACGTTTTGGCTGATGCAACACCCAATCTCGCCGCGTTCTGGCTTAGAGATGACAGAGGAAAAACTCGAACACGTTTGCTGGagaggctgctgctgggACTCGGCCTTTCTGATCTTAGCACCTGCGCCTACTGGTTGTTGGTCAGAATAGGTAAGGAACCTCTATCCAAGCTCCCAGATATACCATCCCGTTGACTTTTGTACAGAGCTGAGCTGCGCACTGATGGAACGCAACAACCGCATTCCTCTCCCGTTCCTGACCGGACAATATAATCAAGTCAGAACCAATGACCCGAGAGCGCAGTGCGCATACGATACTATCGCTTTGTGTGTGGATGCTGCCATGTTCACTCAGGGTGATGATGACCAGTGGCTTCAACAACGTCACGGAACCAATCGCGTAGAGGTATGGAAGGCGTTGGTTCAAGGCTTTGCTAACTGGTACATGCATCGACCGCAGGCGTTCCAGCCGATCGTCGAGTTGTACCCAAAAGACGGTATGCTGGCCGATGACGACTATCCGACGATTCTTTTCACCAGTGGAGCGGCGCTTCTTGCAAATCAACTATACCACACAGGCATGCTTCTTTTACTGCAGAACAAGCCTCGATTTGCTGAGAATCGGAGCCAGAACTCTCCGTCAATGTCAACATTGTGGCACGCACACCGCATCTGTGGTATTGCGATACAGAACGACAGACCGGGCTGGTGGGATCCTTGTCTTATCGCATCGCTGGTCGTCGCTGGTCGTACGGCAACACACGCGAGCCAACACAACGTGATAGTCAGCGCGCTTCAATCCGTTCAGCAGTTGACTGGCTGGATCATCGACCCATACATGGATCAGTTGAGGAGTGAGTGGCAGCTGGCTGACAGTTGGGGATAAGTGTTCACTGCATCATCTTGCAGGACTTGATTCGGCTCTTGCCAAAGTTGCAACATCCAGCAACATCTCGTTCGTAACTCAGCAAAACTCAGGTTAGCAGCCAGATTCTGTCACACTGCGCCGCGGATCTTGTAGCCCCATGTACTTTCCAAGTCGCGAATGCGCCAAGTCGCAGTCCAGCCAGTAAGGATCTCAATGCGTCGAATGGTCTTGACAACCAGGGCCTGCTCTGAAGAATGGCTCAGAAAGCGCCCTGCAATCCAGAGTGGCTGTATGGCGTTGTTCAAACAGCCTTCGTGCGGATTTGCCAGACTAATTCCACATATGCGCTTCACGTGCCACATGATGGACGTCGTGGGTGTCTGAGGCAACGAGGCTTTTTGTCTTGGATTGGCGTTGAGCAGTAAGACACATGAGGTGTGATAGAGCTGGTTTGACGATATTGCGGCCCAATGGGCGAAGAATATGTGCGGAAACGGTGTCGTGTTGCTGCTTTCGACGGCTTGCATCTCAGGCGGACGATGGAGTGACCAATTAGCTAGTTGATCCCACAGTCGAGACCAGCGTGCCAGGAACTGTTGCGCATCACACCCATTCTCGGCACCCAGCTCTGTGTGTTTGTTGCGATCAGAGATCAGTTCGCAGGTCTTAGCACAGAGGTAGACTGCGTAGTTGGCGTACATGTCTGGGACCGTCGAGCTACGAAAGAGCGCATCCGCGTCTTCGTCCGTCATGTCATGTGGCAGCCATGCTGAAGGTCTAAGTAGCGTATTTTCTGTGCCGTCAGAGATAAGGGCTCCGCAGACATCTAATCAGGTCAGCGACCCGTTGCAAATTGCCATAGAAGTACTCACCCATACGTGCATAGCACCAAAAAACGGCCTGCAGAACATCACTGCTGAAGCCGTTGACACCGAAAGCCTCAAACACCGCTGCGCAGCCCTCCAGATGACGGCGCCAGTCTTGCGCACTAGCCGAGAACATCTCAAGGCAGCACAAGATTACACAAGCTGCAATCACATGGACATCTCGTGCCTGCAGCAAGGGTGTCAGTAGTCGGATGGCCTCTTGATACAACTCGAGGCTATCGAATGACGACTGGATCTTGTCCTTCCGCTCAAGCTGACGGGCTCCGATTGCGAGAATAGCATACAGTAGAGGTGGCGATTCTTTTGCGAGAGCTGGCAACTGTACTCCAAATGTCCGCTGGCTATCGAACATATCAAGCTAAATGATGATCAACCAAGTTCTATCAATCGGAGACAGTATGAAACAGCGAAGGTAAGACTCACCCAAGGAGCTACTTGTGATATGTAGTTCTTCAAATACTGAATACGTCCTCCATTGGCCAGGACATGCTTGAAATTCACTCCACCAGTCATGTCATCACCATGCACGGGCGATCCCACTCTGGTAGGCGCAGCAGAGCGTGCAGTATCGAACATAAGCGAACGTAGCGCTTCCTGTGAGGCCAGATAGTCTGGGTCATGAGCAAACTCGTCGAATGGCCAGCTTGAGGCGGTGGCTGGCGACAAGAACGGATCTGTGTTTTCGTAGCCATAGCCTATGCCATGCACTTCGCTGGCTGGGGAGAAAACGTTGCCGCCATTACGGGCATCCGCCACCGAGCTCCCCTCATCAACCCGACGTCGTTTGGTCATCGGCTCATCAGTCATCATTTTTGGGTCAGGGAATCATTGACGTTGGTCAGGCCGTTCAGATTCGGAGAATATAGTGAGGAAAGAGCAGGGGTAAGCTCGACTCGGTGGAAGTTTGGGGAGATTACTAGTGCCTAATTGGAAATAGCGCTGGGTGACACGGACCTCACGTTCAACGCAACACGTTACAACAATCATCAAAAACTCACTATATTATACTGCAAAATGCTACAAGTTCATGTATCTGAATGACAATCCGAGTGGTCGCTCACAAGTCTACAAATTCCCCGCACAGAAGCGGATCGTCGCGTACCTGTTGTAGGTATCCCTCCACCTTCTTCACCAGCGCCGGAGTATCGAAACCGAAGTACTTGTACGCTGCCTTTCCTGGCAAGCTGTGGCCGAAGCGTTTCACGCAAGCTGCAGCATCAGCGTATCTTTCCCAGCCATTCGGGGCGAAAGGCTCGATGACGACAGCAGGGATGCCACGATGCCTACGCAATGTATCGCGCTTATATTCTATGGGCTGGGAGTCGAACAGACGTTGGCATGGGAAGCTGAGAACCCGTGCTTTGATGTTTTTTGCCTTCAGTTCTTTTGCTGTGTCGAGAGCATGGCTCAGCTCAGCACCCACGCCAATCAGCGTCACGTCTGCATCGTCAACTTCTTCGATGACGTAGGCGCCCTTAGCTACCAGGTCACGCCTTGTCTGCGAAATCTGTGGCAGCGTGTGCCTTGATGTCGAGATGATTGTCGGTGTGTTCTTGGCCTCAATGGCTGTGATCCACGCACCAGCAGTCTCCTCGCTGTCTGCAGGCCGAATATACAGCAGATTTGGCATCGCTCGGTAAAGGTTGGCCAGCTCAATAGGCTGATGGGTTGGGCCGTCCTCACCCATACCAATCGAGTCGTGTGTGGCCGCGTGTATTACTTGCAAGTGCTGCAGAGCGCCCATTCGAACCGCTGGTGCTGCATATAAATAAAACATGAAGAAAGACGAAGTGGTTGGGATGAACGTGTTGGGAGCGAATGCAGCCAGTCCGTTAGAGATCGCACACATGGCATGTTCACGTATACCATAGTGGATGTAACGGCCGCTGTAGTTGCCGGTGATACCGCAGTTTGTCTTCAAGTCGGGCTGCTTGTTGTCAGTGATCACTGATCATGTTCAAGGCCGCAGATACTTACATGTTGGAAGTCAACTTTGTCCTTCCAGATCATGTTGACCGAAGGAGACAGATCGGCAGTGCCGACCATGAAGGTTTTGACCTTCTCCGCAATCGGGTTAAAGACCAAACCAGAAGACTTCCTCGTAGCTGTGGGTTGAGCAGGGAACGAGCTGGGGATCAAGTCCTTCCAGTCTTCCGGGAGGCGGCCTTCCACTCGACTCCGGAATTCTGCACCAAGTTCGGGATACTTGGCTTCATACTCCTGCAGCTTCTTCTCCCAGGACTCGACCAACTCCTGGCCCCTCGAAGGAATGTCTGCGAAGAATTCGCGAACTGTGTTGCTGATTACAAAGTGTTCTTCGGGGTTGAAGTTATACAGCTTCTTCATATTGGCAACGTCAGCAGCACCGAAAGCGGCTCCATGAGCAACGGCATCGCCAGCTACGGCGCTGCCAATTCCAATAACAGTACGCACGTTGATGAAGGTTGGTTTATCGGTCGATGCTCGAGCTTTGTTGAGCGCGCCCACGATGCCTTCAATGTCAAAACAACCATCCTCAATGTCGATCACATCCCACCCGCATGCGCGCATCTTTGCATTGACATCCTCGGTGTTTGTGAGATCAACACTCCCGTCGCAAGTGACCTGGTTGTTATCGTATATGATGGTCAGGTTGCTTAACTTGAGATGTCCAGCAAAGGAAATGGCCTCCAGCGCTACTCCTTCCTGCAGACATGCGTCACCAATCATACACCATGTGTGGTTCGAGACGATGTCGAAGTCTGGCTTGTTGTAGGTCGCCTGCAAATTCTTGGTAGCCATGGCCAGTCCAACAGCGTTTGCAACACCTTGTCCGAGAGGGCCTGTTGTCACTTCGATGCCCTCGTGCTCAATCTCTGGGTGGCCGGGGCACAACGCATCGACGCGGTCCGAGTGGTATGACTTCAGCTGGTCCAAGGTCATACCCTTGTATCCTGTGAGATGAAGGAACGAGTACTGAAACAAGCAGGTATGCCCTGTCTTTGGTCAGCGGTGTCAAGAAGATAGGCCCGGAATGAAGAAAGAGCTCACCGTTCGACAGAACGAAACGATCGCGGTTGAAATAAGTTGGTGTGTGCGGCGCATAGCGCATGACATACTTCCAGAGGGACACTCCTATCGCGGCCATACCAATTGCACCCCTATCTGCATATCAGTAGCCTGCGTGTAAGAGATGTTCATATACGTACCCTGGATGACCACCATTGAATTGCTGACACAAATCTGCGATCAGCAGTCGAAAGGACTTCAAAACATGGTCCTGTTCGTCCGACAAGTTTCGCACTACCGCCTGCTCaaccttctcttcttttttcAATCCTTCGACTACACTCTGGCCGTAGTCCGTTGCGTCATTAGCCTTGGTCATATCTTGCGCGAGATGCATGGTTCTGGATGTGTTGCTGGCGCGAGGTGCTTTGAGATTTCCAAAGGACAGCGCGACGTAAATCTTTTCAGGTCGGCTTGCAATAACACTTCGACATCATGCTAATAGCTACCTAAGACGAATGCTACGGGCTGCCTTTTTGGGTGTTCCCGACTTGATGGGGTTGGGGACTGCCATGCACTCCTATTGGACAGTGATGCTTTTGAGCACCGAAAGCAGTAAATGTAGGCACTGGTTGCTCTCCACGGTCAAAATAGCCCTCGACCCCACCAAATCTGGCCTCCGCCACTATGCTAACTCGGCTATACAACCATGCGTGTAACCTTCTCGACATGCGTGATCACATTTCTATTCATGCGCTAATCAAGTCGTCTCTGCTTGAGTTCAACATTCGGACGTTTTCTCTTTCTTTTACATGCGAAAGAATATCGACGTAAACAGTAGACATCATGGCGCCCTCAGTAATCACCAGCTTCCCCTCAAGAGACGCATTACCTGCTGAGTCTTCGTCACAGAACACCAACGGCACATCCGAAAAAAAGACGCTGTCTATGCCACTACTAAACCCTTCATTACAGGTCACCGCAGACCACAATCTCAAGCAAGAGGATGCGCCAGTGTATGCGCCAAGTCACGGGGAAGTCCTACTGCACATCAAGGCTACAGGCGTTTGCGGGTTTGTCTTCAGATGGGCTGTCACTGCACCTGTCATTGACATCTCACAGGTCCGACATACATTTTTGGAAAACAGGGAGAATCGGGTCGCTTGTTGTCGAAGGCGATTGCATCCTGGGCCACGAGGCAGCCGGAGTTGTCTTACAATGCGGTGAAGGCGTGAAGAGCCTGAAGCCTGGTAGGTCGCATTGTGAATTTAAGGGCAATCAGCTAACGATGATTCTCAGGAGATCGTGTGGCCGTCGAACCTGGCGTTCCCTGCGGCGATTGCTTCTTATGTCTGGACGGTCGCTACAACCTTTGCGAAGATGTTCAATTTGCAGGTGTTTACCCCTACCACGGCACGATTCAGCGGTACAAGACACATCCTGCGAAATGGTGTCACAAATTGCCGGACAACGTCAGCTATGCGGAAGGTGCACTGCTAGAGCCGCTGTCGGTCGTCATGCATGGCGTCAAGTCAGCCGGTTTGACGCTCGGTCGTGGTGCTGTAGTATGTGGGGCTGGGCCCATCGGCCTCATCGCGCTCGCAGCAGCAAGAGCAAGTGGTGCGCATCCTATTGTCATCACAGACCTCGACCCGAAGCGATTGGCGTTTGCAAAGAAGTTTGTTCCTTCGGCTCTCACCTACCATGTCGACCGAAATTTGGATGCAGAGAGCAATTCTAGAAATATCAGGACTCTATTCAACTATGAGCACGCTGGCGAGTACGGCGCACCAGAGGTAGTGCTCGAGTGCACAGGTGTTGAAAGCAGTGTGGTTACTGCAGCATACACAGTGCGAAGAGGCGGGACAGTCATGGTCATTGGTGTAGGCAAGGAGATCATGAACAACCTTCCGTTTATGCATATCTCACTTGCAGAGGTAAGCACATGCTGTTCATTTTGGAAGACATTCACAGTACTAAAACTATCCTAGATCGACCTCAAGTTTATTAACCGGTATCGCGACACGTGGCCAGCCGGCCTACAGTGTATAGCTGGGGGCATCGTCGACTTGAAGCCGCTTGTCAGTCATACATATCCATTGGAAAAAGCATTGGACGC encodes:
- a CDS encoding Formaldehyde transketolase, which gives rise to MHLAQDMTKANDATDYGQSVVEGLKKEEKVEQAVVRNLSDEQDHVLKSFRLLIADLCQQFNGGHPGGAIGMAAIGVSLWKYVMRYAPHTPTYFNRDRFVLSNGHTCLFQYSFLHLTGYKGMTLDQLKSYHSDRVDALCPGHPEIEHEGIEVTTGPLGQGVANAVGLAMATKNLQATYNKPDFDIVSNHTWCMIGDACLQEGVALEAISFAGHLKLSNLTIIYDNNQVTCDGSVDLTNTEDVNAKMRACGWDVIDIEDGCFDIEGIVGALNKARASTDKPTFINVRTVIGIGSAVAGDAVAHGAAFGAADVANMKKLYNFNPEEHFVISNTVREFFADIPSRGQELVESWEKKLQEYEAKYPELGAEFRSRVEGRLPEDWKDLIPSSFPAQPTATRKSSGLVFNPIAEKVKTFMVGTADLSPSVNMIWKDKVDFQHPDLKTNCGITGNYSGRYIHYGIREHAMCAISNGLAAFAPNTFIPTTSSFFMFYLYAAPAVRMGALQHLQVIHAATHDSIGMGEDGPTHQPIELANLYRAMPNLLYIRPADSEETAGAWITAIEAKNTPTIISTSRHTLPQISQTRRDLVAKGAYVIEEVDDADVTLIGVGAELSHALDTAKELKAKNIKARVLSFPCQRLFDSQPIEYKRDTLRRHRGIPAVVIEPFAPNGWERYADAAACVKRFGHSLPGKAAYKYFGFDTPALVKKVEGYLQQVRDDPLLCGEFVDL
- a CDS encoding L-iditol 2-dehydrogenase, whose protein sequence is MAPSNTNGTSEKKTLSMPLLNPSLQVTADHNLKQEDAPVYAPSHGEVLLHIKATGVCGSDIHFWKTGRIGSLVVEGDCILGHEAAGVVLQCGEGVKSLKPGDRVAVEPGVPCGDCFLCLDGRYNLCEDVQFAGVYPYHGTIQRYKTHPAKWCHKLPDNVSYAEGALLEPLSVVMHGVKSAGLTLGRGAVVCGAGPIGLIALAAARASGAHPIVITDLDPKRLAFAKKFVPSALTYHVDRNLDAESNSRNIRTLFNYEHAGEYGAPEVVLECTGVESSVVTAAYTVRRGGTVMVIGVGKEIMNNLPFMHISLAEIDLKFINRYRDTWPAGLQCIAGGIVDLKPLVSHTYPLEKALDALHACADLSNGSIKVQIIDEVDDVL